tgaccgcggataaatttccgcggtcagataaatgaaaattactaagttctgaACCGttaaacggcactgaggtctcaatctgctaCTTCTCAGTGTTGAGTGACGACCCGTCTTActctgtgtggctgcttttatactgtCATTATGCGTGGAAatggtatgcgctgacgtggtctgagctGACGTGACCTAAGCGGTGTGGTTTGGGTCGCTTGGGTCGGTTTGGTCGCTAAACTAACGGTCGCCATGTTGTCGGCAGTCGtttagcgtcatcgcgcgtgtttaaGCTGTAAGgccgtttttcaattttaattttcaattattcAATCAAAAAACCTTAAGTCAAAGAACGTAATAGTTGGCAGGCAATATATAATTTTtcgtaaaaggtataaataaaatacccaaacgggctatatcacaaatacagaacgtttttggaatgtaaattccatcatcagtgtaacaaagtgcacatgctatgagccactaaaatatatgggtgaaaaccctttaaatgttataaatttacaaatatgttacattatatactattaaaaattaggatgtttaagttaccgttggaattggtaacttGGTTAACTTGGTAacttagtggctcatagcatgtgcactttgttacactgatgatggaatttacattccgaaaacgttctgtatttgtgatatagcccgttggggtattttatttataccttttactaaaaattttaaaataaaatttttttgtgatacatggtatacagccagctacaggaacttagtttcctagtggattttAAGCAAATAGTAACATTTTATGCAACAATTTCCTGCTTACTATTTCGTTATTTAATTTATAGACATGTAATAAGTAAAAAGAGGCTCGTATTTGGTAATTAACCTAAaacatttaaacaaaatttatcaaTCAAAAAACCTAACTAGACATATAATAAGCAAAAGCAAACTCTTATTTGATAATAAAGTTAAATACTTAAACAGAATTTATCAACCAAATATCTCAACGAGATatgtaataagtaaaaacagactcgtattaggtaataaaattaaacatgtaaACATAATTTATCGATCAGAAATCCCAACTAGATACGTAATAAGTAAAAACAAACTCGGACACACGCATTAGCATCAAGTTACCAGACTATAATTACTTGTTTTTGGAGGAAAAGCTCTTTTAACACTTAGAATTACAAAGAACGCTTAATTTTCTACATTTGCAGTGTTGTGAATTGCATTGACCTCTACATTTTCAGTGGCGGAATCATTGGCCGCCTAAATTCGAAGGTTTACGGACGCATTCGCTGGGACTAATCTCAATATCAGGCACTTCATTGACTGAAATAAGTGTTCATCCTTGCAGATGATAAATTCGTTTCTGGCATAAAATTGGTTTAAAATACCATGCTTGGTGCCTAGCTTATATAGCCCTTCATCtttaacagaaatattaatagcAATAATATTTCGTCTATCGGCCTTAGCTCTATCAACTTCTGAAATTCGTACTCTAACACTTTGACCCACTTTTTCAAAAGGGAATCTATCATTAGAAAGTTTTAACATTCTGTCAGTTTGTTTAACAAGTGACTGTTTAGCAAAATCTCGAATCTCTTGAATTTTCTTTAAAGCTTTGTCAATTGCAGTGCCATCCTCTTCGTCTCCTTCATTTTCTTCAACTCCAATACTGGCATTGTTTTTCCATTGACAGCAACTATCGCACACGCATTATGTTCACTTGGGCTCTTAGTGTTACCTAGATCTTCAATAT
The genomic region above belongs to Diabrotica undecimpunctata isolate CICGRU chromosome 8, icDiaUnde3, whole genome shotgun sequence and contains:
- the LOC140448892 gene encoding uncharacterized protein, giving the protein MFEAPHILHRDNGQEFANNVTEEVCSMWDKLKIVHGKPRHSESQAKVGFKTPLSAITLSEIRSEEDLEAILADQSNDALNEVNVNSTTEDSYCCQWKNNASIGVEENEGDEEDGTAIDKALKKIQEIRDFAKQSLVKQTDRMLKLSNDRFPFEKVGQSVRVRISEVDRAKADRRNIIAINISVKDEGLYKLGTKHVNEVPDIEISPSECVRKPSNLGGQ